Proteins found in one Dendrosporobacter quercicolus genomic segment:
- the ytaF gene encoding sporulation membrane protein YtaF: MNIFYVMLLGFAVSMDGFIAGIAYGLKNIKLPFSSLLIVGAVTIACTGTAMLGANYLEQFINPHIAILCGSLLLIGIGILSLFQEYLTKAIPLYEANNGAVSARQLTISIGRLVISIMAKPETADVDDSKRISPSEAVFLGLALGLDNMVATFAAALIGFLPAYTPLLMGTTQIVVLAAGTYVSSCIVSERLKKRFPYLPGLLLILLGLLRLS, translated from the coding sequence ATGAATATTTTTTACGTTATGCTGCTGGGTTTTGCCGTTAGTATGGACGGCTTTATCGCCGGCATAGCCTATGGACTGAAAAACATTAAACTGCCCTTTTCTTCGCTGCTCATCGTCGGGGCCGTCACGATTGCCTGTACCGGAACCGCCATGCTGGGCGCAAATTATCTGGAACAGTTTATTAATCCCCACATCGCCATCCTTTGCGGTTCACTGCTGTTGATTGGCATTGGTATCTTAAGTTTATTTCAGGAGTACCTGACCAAAGCAATTCCTTTGTACGAAGCGAATAACGGCGCGGTCAGCGCCCGGCAGCTGACCATTTCAATTGGCCGCCTGGTCATTAGCATTATGGCCAAACCGGAAACGGCCGATGTCGATGACTCCAAGCGAATCAGCCCCTCTGAAGCCGTTTTTCTGGGTCTGGCCTTAGGGTTAGACAATATGGTGGCTACCTTTGCCGCCGCCCTGATTGGCTTTCTGCCGGCTTATACGCCGCTATTGATGGGGACAACGCAAATCGTTGTATTGGCGGCGGGAACTTATGTCTCTTCCTGTATTGTATCCGAACGTCTAAAAAAACGTTTTCCATACTTGCCCGGCCTTCTCCTTATTTTGCTGGGCCTGCTGCGGTTAAGCTGA
- a CDS encoding PLP-dependent aminotransferase family protein, whose translation MLTVNWKPNKKSNISLYKQIVYYIKNKIATGAWPVNSKLPSQRAMAQAFQVNRSTLITALDELIADGFLKSKVGSGLWVINNSWSLLSSENCVNWNSHIDQGVIRSNFNTIQEINRLEINPSLIRLGTGELSPDFYPEKEMNIIFSKLSGSIASMGYEEPKGSLFLRQQISGYLKTVGINTSPASIMIVSGALQALQLTCFGLLRKGTTVFLEKPSYLFSLRLFQSMKMHFSGLSLDSEGIQLAAVSDLCMNKNAAVLYTIPCFHNPTGILMTEKRRNDLIALCQYERLPIIEDDVYRELWLDFPPPPALKAMDKEGLVLYLGSLSKTLSPGLRIGWIVGPEQVIEQLADIKMQTDYGASSLSQWVAAEWLSNGLYQEYLDNVRVQLRIRRNAVCKTLKTYFSDIATWNIPQGGFYIWLSFNYPISLKQLFKICLEQGLLINCGNLYDHLSSQHLRISYAYASITDLSEGLYRLSILARTLLAVSVKAK comes from the coding sequence ATGCTAACAGTCAATTGGAAGCCCAATAAAAAAAGCAATATTTCGCTATACAAACAAATTGTGTATTATATAAAAAACAAGATAGCAACTGGCGCCTGGCCGGTAAATAGCAAATTACCTTCTCAACGCGCTATGGCACAGGCCTTTCAAGTGAATAGAAGTACTTTAATAACAGCACTAGACGAACTGATTGCAGATGGATTTCTTAAAAGTAAAGTGGGAAGCGGTTTATGGGTAATTAACAATAGCTGGTCATTATTATCTTCCGAGAACTGTGTTAATTGGAATTCTCATATTGATCAGGGCGTAATTCGATCTAATTTCAACACTATTCAGGAAATAAACCGTTTAGAGATAAATCCTTCTCTTATTCGATTAGGCACAGGTGAGTTATCTCCAGATTTTTACCCTGAAAAAGAAATGAACATTATATTTAGTAAACTTTCTGGCAGTATAGCTTCTATGGGTTATGAAGAACCTAAAGGCTCTTTGTTTCTTAGACAACAAATAAGTGGTTACTTAAAGACAGTTGGTATTAATACTTCTCCCGCTTCCATCATGATTGTATCTGGAGCCTTACAGGCTTTACAACTTACCTGCTTTGGCCTATTACGCAAGGGAACTACAGTTTTTCTTGAAAAACCTTCTTATCTCTTTTCCTTAAGATTATTTCAATCAATGAAAATGCACTTTTCCGGTCTTTCACTAGATTCTGAAGGAATCCAACTGGCAGCAGTTTCTGACCTCTGTATGAATAAAAATGCGGCTGTATTGTATACTATTCCTTGTTTTCATAACCCAACAGGAATACTAATGACTGAAAAGCGGCGTAATGATCTAATTGCTTTATGCCAATATGAGCGATTACCGATTATTGAAGATGACGTTTATCGGGAGCTTTGGCTTGATTTCCCGCCGCCGCCAGCTCTGAAAGCCATGGATAAGGAAGGGCTGGTGCTATATCTCGGAAGTTTATCAAAAACGTTAAGTCCGGGACTGAGAATTGGATGGATTGTCGGGCCGGAACAGGTGATTGAACAATTGGCAGATATAAAAATGCAAACTGATTATGGCGCTAGCTCTTTATCACAATGGGTAGCTGCTGAATGGCTTTCCAATGGACTTTACCAAGAATATTTAGATAATGTCAGAGTTCAGCTTAGAATACGTAGAAATGCAGTGTGTAAAACTTTAAAAACTTATTTTTCGGATATTGCAACATGGAACATTCCGCAAGGAGGCTTTTATATTTGGCTGAGCTTTAATTATCCCATTTCCTTAAAACAGCTTTTCAAAATTTGTTTAGAACAAGGTCTTTTGATTAATTGCGGTAATCTATATGATCATCTGTCGAGTCAGCATTTACGTATATCCTATGCTTATGCTTCAATAACCGATCTCAGCGAAGGGCTATATCGTCTCTCAATACTAGCCAGAACACTATTGGCAGTAAGCGTCAAGGCAAAATAG
- a CDS encoding EamA family transporter: MFYYLTMTLTILANLFYHILQKSISPVIHPLFSLLVTYVTAIVVVLIVYPFYPSSFSFYDNLKGLNWASAALALAIIGLELGFLLAYRAGWDISLAAIISNVSVSVLLIPIGILLFKETITAVNTVGLLFCIIGIILTSSKS; the protein is encoded by the coding sequence ATGTTTTACTATTTAACAATGACATTAACCATTCTTGCCAATCTATTCTATCATATTCTTCAAAAATCAATTTCACCTGTTATTCATCCGCTTTTTTCGCTTTTAGTGACCTATGTAACAGCAATTGTCGTTGTTTTAATTGTTTATCCTTTTTATCCAAGCAGTTTTTCATTCTACGATAATTTAAAGGGGCTAAACTGGGCGAGCGCGGCACTGGCTTTGGCAATCATTGGGCTGGAATTGGGTTTTTTGCTTGCTTATCGGGCCGGGTGGGATATAAGTTTAGCGGCAATTATCTCGAATGTATCCGTTTCAGTGCTTTTAATACCAATTGGAATTTTACTGTTTAAAGAAACGATAACGGCTGTCAACACAGTGGGACTTTTATTTTGTATTATTGGTATAATTCTTACCAGTAGTAAGTCTTAA
- a CDS encoding DUF2085 domain-containing protein, whose translation MISFLNCHRLPDRTFSINGKLMPMCARCFGAYIGHIAALLLLLSDHSPSLWVCAALIALMLIDWSLQEFLGLISTNYRRLFTGLGAGIGIGTLQWHFLIYLCRALVQELF comes from the coding sequence ATGATAAGCTTTTTAAATTGTCATAGATTACCTGATCGGACTTTTTCAATAAATGGAAAGCTGATGCCTATGTGCGCCAGATGTTTTGGCGCCTATATTGGGCATATCGCAGCTTTATTATTATTGTTGTCGGATCACTCTCCATCACTGTGGGTTTGCGCCGCTCTAATCGCTCTAATGCTAATCGACTGGTCGCTGCAGGAATTCTTGGGCTTGATCTCGACCAATTACCGGCGATTGTTTACCGGACTGGGAGCAGGGATTGGTATAGGAACACTCCAGTGGCATTTCCTTATTTACTTGTGCAGAGCACTAGTCCAGGAATTATTTTAG
- a CDS encoding SpoVR family protein: MTGYSSKDLEFWNGKIEELIKTSGLDCYEQHFSICTYEDMLCYEAYAGMPSHYPHWSFGKAYERQKTFYQYNLVGLPYEMVINSDPCLAYLMRDNTLTLQILTMAHVYGHNDFFKNNRLFKRDTRAELTVEMFKAHADRIREYIHDPFIGPEKVERILDAAHALRYQTSRHGLHKSFTRQEFSKEQPNTVPERLADDLLGYLAERGKLAEWERDLVNIVRQETLYFIPQIETKIMNEGWASYWHYQLLNQLNLPTELHLEFLQRHNLVVRPFEGRINPYFIGFKMFEYLAKQPDGSSRIKEIRAEERDQSFLRRYLNQELCEELHLFSYQVRGNDIVVKEVADEVGWQTVRDEFASSVGLGNIPVIKPVEVDKGALILEHVYDGRELELNYAKETVKYVLDLWGGKVDLRTTLNGRSKLISCSENKIVLLLDS, encoded by the coding sequence TTGACCGGCTATTCGTCAAAGGATCTGGAATTTTGGAACGGCAAAATTGAAGAGCTGATCAAAACATCCGGCTTGGATTGTTATGAACAGCACTTTTCCATTTGTACCTATGAAGATATGTTATGCTATGAAGCCTATGCGGGAATGCCGTCCCACTATCCGCACTGGAGTTTTGGCAAGGCTTATGAACGGCAGAAAACTTTTTATCAATATAATCTGGTTGGCTTACCTTATGAAATGGTGATTAACTCCGATCCCTGCCTGGCTTATCTGATGCGGGACAATACACTGACCCTGCAAATTCTGACCATGGCCCATGTCTATGGACATAATGATTTTTTCAAAAATAACCGTTTGTTTAAACGCGATACCCGGGCCGAGCTGACGGTTGAGATGTTCAAGGCTCATGCCGACCGGATCAGGGAATATATTCACGACCCGTTTATCGGCCCGGAAAAAGTTGAACGGATACTTGACGCCGCCCATGCCCTGCGTTATCAAACCAGCCGGCATGGCTTGCACAAGTCGTTTACGCGCCAGGAGTTTAGCAAGGAACAACCCAATACCGTTCCCGAAAGGCTTGCGGACGATTTGCTGGGATATCTGGCGGAACGCGGCAAACTGGCTGAATGGGAACGGGATTTGGTGAATATCGTGCGGCAGGAAACGCTGTATTTTATTCCGCAGATTGAGACGAAAATTATGAATGAAGGCTGGGCCAGTTACTGGCACTACCAGCTTTTAAACCAACTGAATTTGCCGACTGAGCTGCATCTGGAGTTTTTGCAGCGGCATAATTTGGTGGTCCGTCCCTTTGAAGGACGGATAAATCCTTACTTTATCGGCTTTAAAATGTTCGAATACCTGGCAAAGCAGCCGGACGGTTCAAGCAGAATCAAGGAAATAAGAGCTGAGGAGCGGGATCAGTCGTTTTTGCGGCGCTACCTGAATCAGGAGCTGTGCGAAGAGCTGCATTTGTTTTCCTACCAGGTTCGGGGCAACGATATTGTGGTTAAAGAGGTAGCGGACGAAGTCGGCTGGCAGACGGTCCGGGATGAATTCGCCAGCAGTGTCGGATTAGGCAATATACCGGTGATCAAGCCGGTGGAAGTTGATAAAGGAGCCCTGATTTTAGAGCATGTATATGACGGGCGGGAGCTGGAGCTGAATTACGCTAAAGAGACGGTAAAATATGTACTGGACTTATGGGGCGGTAAAGTCGACCTTAGAACCACTTTAAATGGCAGAAGCAAGCTGATCAGCTGCAGTGAAAACAAAATAGTGCTGCTGCTTGACAGTTAA
- a CDS encoding YeaH/YhbH family protein, with protein MAIFKDGGTDHSDRSQYDRKRHRQLMENAIKRNLGDIIAEESIIGQSKDKKIKIPVKGIKEYQFVYGKNSGGTASGSGQEQKGQVVGKVNDQQQPGAGQPGTEPGEEIYETEITMEEIVHYLFDELKLPDMDRKKYGLIETQSEYKRLGYQRKGIPPRLAKKRTVVEKLKREQGIRRSQAEAGLPVPERVPFREDDLRYHRVREEVQHRANAVIFCIMDTSGSMDQTKKYLARSFYFLLYQFVRWKYQHVEVVFIAHTTEAKEVTEWEFFHRGEAGGTVISSGYAKALEIIEQRYAPEIWNIYAFHCSDGDNWGDDNTKAIALARQLCEICVLFGYGEIAFSHGWNVTIRRDFERDLKADNFVIALMNKQEDIWPAFKKILDKQSDAGGDDS; from the coding sequence ATGGCAATATTTAAAGACGGCGGAACCGATCACTCGGACCGTTCACAATATGACCGCAAACGACACCGGCAGCTGATGGAGAATGCCATAAAACGAAACTTAGGCGATATTATTGCCGAAGAAAGCATTATTGGGCAAAGCAAAGACAAAAAAATTAAAATACCGGTAAAAGGCATTAAAGAATACCAGTTTGTTTATGGGAAAAACAGCGGCGGCACCGCAAGCGGCAGTGGTCAGGAGCAAAAAGGCCAGGTCGTCGGCAAGGTCAACGACCAGCAGCAGCCGGGAGCGGGGCAGCCCGGGACCGAGCCTGGCGAGGAAATTTATGAAACCGAAATTACCATGGAAGAAATCGTTCATTATTTGTTTGATGAATTAAAGCTGCCGGATATGGACCGCAAAAAATACGGGCTGATTGAAACACAAAGTGAATATAAGCGGCTGGGCTACCAACGCAAGGGTATTCCGCCGCGCCTGGCTAAAAAGCGTACTGTGGTTGAAAAGTTAAAACGCGAGCAGGGCATAAGACGAAGCCAGGCTGAGGCCGGCCTGCCGGTGCCGGAAAGAGTTCCTTTTCGCGAGGATGATTTACGGTATCACCGGGTAAGAGAAGAGGTGCAGCACCGGGCCAATGCCGTTATTTTTTGCATTATGGATACTTCCGGTTCGATGGATCAGACCAAGAAATACCTTGCCAGAAGTTTTTATTTTTTGTTGTATCAGTTTGTCCGGTGGAAGTATCAGCATGTCGAAGTGGTGTTTATCGCCCATACCACGGAGGCCAAGGAAGTGACGGAGTGGGAGTTTTTCCATCGCGGCGAAGCCGGCGGGACGGTAATCAGCAGCGGCTATGCCAAGGCCTTGGAAATTATTGAGCAACGCTACGCGCCTGAGATATGGAATATCTATGCTTTTCATTGTTCAGACGGAGATAACTGGGGCGATGATAATACCAAAGCCATTGCTCTGGCCCGGCAATTATGCGAGATATGCGTTCTGTTCGGCTATGGCGAAATTGCTTTCAGCCATGGCTGGAACGTTACCATCAGGCGTGATTTTGAGCGGGATCTAAAGGCCGACAATTTTGTTATTGCTTTAATGAATAAGCAGGAAGATATCTGGCCTGCCTTTAAAAAAATCCTTGATAAACAAAGTGATGCCGGGGGTGATGACAGTTGA
- a CDS encoding PrkA family serine protein kinase, whose protein sequence is MADFNFAALIQQDRAERKKERFTGTFLDYLDILKESPKQEAMLAHARMFELLTKPGVEIIKTEEHPRLKKIYGNATLKRYKFFRNDFFGIDTSIMKIMRYFHSAAMQGEEARQVLYLVGPVGAGKSSLMEALKKALEMSAPIHVIKDCPMRETPLHLIPKHLRPDFEEMLGIKIEGDLCPICRYRLVHDYSGQYEKMPVTTAEFSIRSRKGVGVVPPVDPNNQDTSVLTGSVDISKLDLYPEDDPRVLALNGAFNVGNRGIVEFIEVFKNEVEYLHTMITATQEKSIPSPGKGSMIYFDGIILAHSNEAEWNKFKSDHTNEAILDRIVKVEVPYCLELDEEVKIYHKMLRNSTFNAHIAPHTIEVASMFAILTRLAPSNKVDGLTKLKIYNGEEIVEKGSTKKVDVLELREEANREGMSGISTRFIMKVLDTALSESENNCINPIAVVDTLIRSTKELAIADDEKKRYLAFLQDTLKKEYNKIIEKEVTRAFIHGYKEQAESLFNNYLDHAEAFVNSTKLKDENTGEELEPDIKFLQSIEEQIGITGTSALGFRQDVTSYMFSVLRNGSKIVYESYEPLKEAIEKKLMASVKELSRIVTKARVRDKEQDSKYSAMVEEMKRNGYCDHCCNVILKYAANNLWKD, encoded by the coding sequence ATGGCTGACTTTAATTTTGCAGCGCTTATTCAGCAAGACCGGGCGGAACGTAAAAAAGAGCGCTTTACCGGCACATTTTTAGATTATCTGGATATTCTGAAAGAAAGTCCAAAACAGGAAGCTATGCTGGCTCATGCCCGAATGTTCGAGCTTTTGACTAAGCCAGGCGTCGAAATCATCAAAACGGAGGAACATCCCCGTCTGAAAAAAATATATGGCAATGCTACGTTAAAAAGATATAAATTTTTCCGTAATGATTTTTTTGGCATTGATACCAGCATTATGAAAATAATGCGCTATTTTCATTCGGCGGCAATGCAGGGTGAAGAAGCGCGGCAGGTTTTATACCTGGTCGGTCCGGTTGGCGCAGGCAAATCTTCATTGATGGAGGCGCTGAAAAAAGCGCTGGAAATGAGTGCGCCCATTCATGTGATTAAGGACTGCCCAATGCGGGAAACACCACTGCATTTAATTCCCAAGCATTTGCGGCCGGACTTCGAGGAAATGCTTGGCATTAAAATTGAGGGCGATTTGTGCCCGATTTGCCGGTACCGTCTGGTTCATGACTACAGCGGGCAATATGAAAAGATGCCGGTAACCACAGCCGAGTTTTCTATTCGCTCCCGCAAAGGGGTCGGTGTTGTACCGCCGGTTGATCCCAACAATCAGGATACGTCGGTACTTACCGGTTCAGTGGATATTTCCAAGCTGGATCTTTATCCTGAAGACGACCCCAGGGTATTGGCGCTCAATGGGGCTTTTAATGTCGGCAACCGCGGGATTGTAGAGTTTATCGAGGTATTTAAAAATGAAGTTGAGTACTTGCATACGATGATTACCGCCACCCAGGAAAAATCCATACCATCGCCGGGCAAGGGTTCAATGATTTATTTTGACGGCATTATTCTGGCGCATTCCAATGAGGCGGAGTGGAATAAATTTAAATCTGACCACACCAACGAAGCTATTTTGGACCGGATTGTCAAAGTTGAGGTTCCTTACTGCCTGGAACTGGATGAAGAAGTTAAAATATACCACAAAATGCTGCGTAACAGCACATTTAACGCGCATATTGCCCCTCATACCATCGAGGTTGCCTCGATGTTTGCCATTTTAACCCGGCTGGCGCCATCCAATAAGGTAGATGGCTTAACCAAGCTAAAGATCTATAATGGTGAGGAAATCGTGGAAAAGGGCTCAACTAAGAAGGTCGACGTGCTGGAATTGCGGGAGGAAGCAAACAGGGAGGGAATGAGCGGTATATCCACCCGGTTTATTATGAAAGTGCTGGATACCGCTTTATCGGAATCGGAAAATAATTGCATTAACCCCATTGCCGTCGTGGATACGCTCATCAGGTCAACGAAGGAACTGGCAATTGCTGATGACGAGAAGAAGCGTTATCTGGCTTTTCTACAGGATACACTTAAGAAAGAATACAATAAGATCATTGAAAAAGAAGTTACCAGAGCCTTTATTCACGGTTATAAAGAACAGGCTGAAAGCTTATTCAACAACTATTTGGATCATGCCGAGGCTTTTGTCAATTCGACAAAGCTTAAGGATGAAAACACCGGCGAGGAGTTAGAACCGGATATTAAGTTTCTGCAGTCCATTGAAGAACAGATCGGCATAACCGGCACTTCCGCCCTGGGCTTTCGCCAGGATGTTACTTCTTATATGTTTTCCGTACTGCGCAATGGCAGTAAAATTGTCTATGAAAGCTATGAGCCGCTAAAGGAAGCCATTGAGAAGAAATTAATGGCTTCAGTCAAAGAGCTTTCCCGGATTGTGACCAAAGCCCGGGTGCGTGATAAAGAACAGGACAGCAAATATAGTGCTATGGTGGAGGAAATGAAGCGTAACGGTTATTGCGATCATTGCTGTAATGTTATCTTGAAATATGCGGCGAATAATTTATGGAAAGACTAG
- a CDS encoding peptidylprolyl isomerase, with the protein MKKALIEMDKGSISIELFEQEAPKTVANFEKLINEGFYNGLNFHRVIPGFVAQGGCPQGTGAGGPGYTIPCETKGNPHVHERGSLSMAHRGPNTGGSQFFIVYEPQPHLDGVHTVFGKVIAGMDVVDKIQPGDKMNKVTVVAE; encoded by the coding sequence ATGAAGAAAGCACTGATCGAAATGGATAAAGGTTCAATCAGCATTGAACTTTTTGAACAGGAAGCACCTAAAACGGTAGCTAATTTTGAAAAGCTGATTAATGAAGGCTTTTATAACGGCTTGAATTTCCACCGTGTTATTCCCGGTTTTGTAGCGCAAGGCGGCTGCCCCCAGGGAACCGGCGCGGGCGGTCCTGGTTATACCATTCCCTGTGAAACGAAAGGAAATCCCCATGTTCATGAACGCGGCTCACTGTCGATGGCGCATCGCGGTCCCAATACCGGCGGCAGCCAGTTTTTTATTGTTTATGAACCTCAGCCGCATTTGGATGGCGTGCATACTGTTTTTGGCAAAGTGATTGCAGGTATGGATGTGGTGGATAAAATTCAGCCTGGCGACAAAATGAATAAGGTTACTGTTGTAGCAGAGTAG
- a CDS encoding serine hydrolase has translation MVQLKKIFILFSIILLTLTACVKQPAKQPDLPKSPPQQAAPAAPIPPDFTQYVNNFKGQAGLYAKNLTTGQTISINSDEIFATASTHKLVVALAVYKYIYPEVAVAKKQEYDQLIKKMMVISDNPAFYELLNEIEQRRPAALTQVLQDLELTKTRIHSDDAFKQYNYHSVTTPHEMAIVLETIYQEQYLGREMSAILKEELAKTIFKEEIPRHMKNNKVLHKVGQLPDGVLNDVGIVDDGKNPILISAFTKTEQPPDYASDFLAQLAVKAYDALRSK, from the coding sequence GTGGTCCAACTGAAAAAAATATTCATTTTATTCAGCATCATCCTTTTGACTTTGACGGCTTGTGTAAAACAGCCGGCCAAACAACCGGACTTGCCTAAATCCCCGCCACAGCAAGCAGCGCCGGCTGCCCCTATTCCGCCTGATTTCACCCAATATGTAAACAACTTTAAAGGGCAGGCAGGACTCTATGCCAAGAATTTAACCACAGGCCAAACCATAAGTATCAATTCTGATGAAATTTTTGCTACAGCTTCCACCCATAAACTGGTCGTAGCACTTGCTGTCTATAAATATATTTACCCGGAAGTCGCTGTCGCCAAAAAACAGGAATACGACCAATTGATCAAAAAAATGATGGTGATTAGCGATAACCCTGCTTTTTATGAATTGCTGAACGAAATTGAACAGCGGCGCCCGGCCGCCTTAACCCAGGTTTTGCAAGACCTGGAATTAACAAAAACCCGCATTCATAGTGACGATGCGTTTAAACAGTACAACTATCACAGCGTGACTACCCCGCACGAAATGGCCATCGTATTGGAGACCATTTACCAGGAGCAATACTTAGGCCGGGAAATGTCGGCGATTTTGAAAGAAGAACTGGCGAAAACCATTTTCAAAGAAGAAATCCCCCGGCATATGAAAAACAACAAGGTTCTACATAAGGTTGGTCAATTGCCGGATGGCGTGCTAAATGACGTGGGTATTGTCGATGACGGCAAAAATCCGATTCTAATCAGCGCTTTTACCAAAACAGAGCAGCCTCCTGACTATGCCAGCGACTTTTTGGCGCAATTAGCCGTAAAAGCCTATGATGCTTTACGCAGCAAATAA
- a CDS encoding TetR/AcrR family transcriptional regulator, with product MRNQILKAAAEEMMTRGVKFTMSNLASRLSISKTSLYEHFASKNELIYHVLAIAIADIKSQDEEIYANPSLTLTGKIHALLKVAPKSFGPISNRHIYDDLCHYYPEEFKLVQEFRGQQIDRLSELIARGIELRVIRPVNIKVLRQIVRSATQELFSYSFLSENNMTFPDALAAMSDILVLGLKNSHEKEQGHV from the coding sequence TTGCGCAATCAAATACTTAAGGCTGCCGCCGAGGAGATGATGACGCGCGGCGTTAAATTTACCATGAGCAACCTGGCCAGCCGGCTTAGTATCAGCAAAACATCCTTATATGAACACTTCGCATCGAAAAACGAACTGATTTATCATGTATTGGCGATAGCGATCGCTGATATTAAAAGCCAGGATGAAGAAATTTACGCGAATCCGTCATTAACACTTACCGGCAAAATTCACGCCTTGCTGAAAGTAGCGCCAAAATCATTTGGCCCAATCAGCAACCGGCACATCTATGACGACCTCTGCCACTATTATCCCGAGGAATTCAAATTGGTCCAGGAGTTTCGCGGGCAGCAAATTGACCGTCTGAGCGAGCTTATTGCCCGGGGAATTGAACTCCGGGTAATCCGCCCGGTCAATATCAAGGTACTCCGGCAAATAGTGAGAAGCGCAACCCAGGAATTATTCAGCTACAGCTTTCTTTCGGAAAATAACATGACTTTTCCTGATGCCCTGGCTGCAATGTCGGACATTCTGGTATTGGGACTGAAAAACAGTCATGAGAAGGAGCAAGGCCATGTTTAA
- a CDS encoding efflux RND transporter periplasmic adaptor subunit, whose translation MFNIKQWTNANRKKVYFSAAAMIAAVCIGGVIWLNQRQAQSTAEEVPLVRTTVIAPSGTEQNYTYSGEVRGRYESQLAFQAGGKLTKRNVEVGSTVKAGDILMQLDPKDLQQTVNSTSAQVESAQSQLRLAQINLERYRQLYEQNAISQAQLDQYQNAYDVAVAAVRQAAAQHAQGVNQLDYSMLYADKPGVVASISAETGQIVSAGQSVIVLVQDGEREIEINVPENRLESLRHASRIDVTFWALPNLTLEGRLREIAPVADATAKTYKVRVSLLQAPPEIQLGMTAAVTVAASGSQPGSVAVIPLSAVYQVNDAPAVWVVTDDTVHLRQIQAGQFGQSDLEVLSGLKPGDIIVTAGVHKLREGQKVRTTNGGTR comes from the coding sequence ATGTTTAACATCAAACAATGGACAAATGCCAACCGCAAAAAGGTTTATTTTTCGGCAGCAGCCATGATCGCCGCAGTATGCATTGGCGGCGTCATCTGGCTGAATCAGCGCCAGGCCCAGTCGACCGCGGAAGAAGTCCCGCTGGTGCGCACCACAGTAATTGCCCCGTCCGGAACTGAACAGAACTACACCTATTCCGGTGAAGTACGGGGCCGTTATGAAAGTCAATTGGCTTTTCAGGCCGGCGGCAAACTGACCAAACGCAATGTCGAGGTTGGCAGCACCGTCAAAGCCGGCGATATTCTCATGCAGCTTGACCCCAAAGATTTACAACAAACCGTCAACAGTACCTCGGCCCAGGTTGAATCGGCCCAGTCTCAATTACGCCTGGCCCAGATCAATTTAGAACGCTACCGGCAGTTGTATGAGCAAAATGCCATTAGCCAGGCCCAGCTTGATCAATACCAGAATGCTTACGATGTAGCAGTTGCGGCCGTCCGCCAAGCCGCAGCACAACATGCCCAGGGCGTCAATCAGCTTGATTATAGTATGCTCTATGCGGATAAACCAGGCGTTGTTGCCAGCATTAGCGCTGAAACCGGTCAAATTGTCAGCGCCGGGCAGTCCGTCATCGTACTGGTACAGGACGGCGAACGGGAAATTGAAATCAATGTCCCGGAAAACCGGCTGGAAAGCCTGCGTCACGCATCACGCATTGATGTAACTTTTTGGGCTCTGCCTAATCTAACCTTAGAGGGCCGCCTTCGCGAAATTGCCCCGGTTGCCGACGCTACCGCCAAGACCTATAAAGTACGCGTCAGCTTGCTGCAGGCGCCGCCGGAAATCCAACTGGGCATGACTGCTGCAGTCACAGTAGCAGCCTCCGGCAGCCAGCCGGGCTCTGTCGCCGTCATTCCCTTATCCGCGGTTTATCAAGTCAATGATGCACCGGCAGTCTGGGTTGTAACCGATGATACCGTGCATTTGCGGCAAATTCAGGCCGGCCAGTTTGGCCAGTCCGACCTGGAGGTGCTCAGCGGGTTAAAGCCTGGTGACATTATCGTAACTGCCGGAGTTCACAAATTGCGGGAAGGGCAAAAGGTCCGGACAACCAACGGAGGTACCCGATGA